The genomic stretch CTGCATGCCCTAATTTATCAAAGGCATACACTACACAAAAAGCAAATCTCTGTCAAGCGGAAAATGATGAATATTCCTTTTGTTTTCTGTATAATATCCCTTGTTTTGACTTTTTGCGAGGCCATCAGCCTTCAGCCTATCAGCCAGCCTATCAGCCTTCAGCCTAACCGCCTTCAGTCCACCCGCGGCAGGGTCTTCTCCGCCCCCTCGACGAACAGGGTCACGGATTTGACGGCCCCTTCGGGGCCCCGGTCGAACTTCACCGCGCACTGGCCTTTCCCCACGTCCTTTCGGAAGAACGTGTCCCCCGCTTGGGGGAAGAGCCGCGTCCGGTTTTCCCCCGGCACCGCCAGTTTCAGCCCGCGGGGATGCAGTTCGACGGCCAGGATCCGGTCCCCCTTCGTGTCGTATTCGCTGGTGGGGCGGGACAGCAGATAGCGGCCGGCATAGGCCTTCAGTTCCTCCCGATCCTTCTTGGATGCCGTTTGCAATTCGAGGGGTTCGGCGGGTCTGCCGTACAGGAGGTTCAGGATGCTCGACGCCACCTGGTCGTTAACGCGTGAATCCTGGTTGCAGAGGAGGACCAGCCCGAGCTTCTTCTCCAGGTCCATGAAGATGACGGCATTGAACCCCAGCGTCGAGCCCTCGTAGAAGACCACCTCCCCGGTGGGCAGGGCCAGCGTGAACCAGCAGAGCGCCACCTTCATGCTTCCACCCAAAGCGCTCGCCCGGGCGGTCACGGCCGAGCGCATGGCGGGGTAAAGACGCGAGGGAAGGGTGCCCAGGTGGGCCCGGCAGTAGAGAACCAGGTCGTCGACGGTGGAGAGGAGCGCCCCGCCCGGCGCCAGGGCCCCGAGTTCTTCGTTTCGGACCGGGTCCAGGTCGGGACGGTGCCCCTGGCAGACCCGCGGGAGCTGCTCCGGGAGGAGGGTGACCCGGGTGTCCTTCATGCCAAGGGGAAGGCAGACCTGGTCCAGGCAGGAGGCCTCCCAGGATTTGCCGCTGACGTTGGCCAGGAGATGGCCGAGCATGGCCAGGCCCACGTTGCTGTACTCGAAGCGTTCTCCCGGGGAGCGCCGGAGCCGGTAGCCATCCACCCAGTTCCAGAGCCGCTCCAGGGTGTAGGCGTCCCCACAGACGCCCTCGGGCGAGGAGACGAAACCGTCCGACAAGCCGGGGAGTCCGCCGTAGTGGGTGGCGAGGTCCTGGAGCGTTATTTTCCGGCTTCCCCAGGCGGGTGCGTGGACGTTCATCGGAAGGTAGAGATCGATGGGGTCGTCCATGCGGACCCGTCCTTGCAGCTCGAGGTCGGCGAGTTGAACCCCCACGAAGGTCTTGGTGACGGACCCGATCTGGAAAAGGGATTTCGCGTCCGGCTTCACCCCCGAACCCCGGGCGGTCTCGCCGAAACCCGCGGTGAAGGTCTCGTCGCCCCGGATCACCCCCAGGGCGAAGCCGACGGCGTACTCCTTCGCGAGAACCCGCTCGATGATCCTGCCCGCCTCGGCGAGGATGGCATCGCGGGAAAGTTCACCGGCCGGCGGTGCGGCGGAAAGGGAGGGCAGGGAGCCCATCAGGGCGAGTATCAGGCAACAGCCCGCCAGGCGGTGAACCCCGGAGGAGCGTCCGGACGACGAGGGAATGACGGCGGTGGCAGAGGGTCGCGGAGAATCCATGCCTGCCTCCAAACGGATTTTCATCGATTATACGATACTCTTCGGGTGCTGTCAGGCAGGAATTCGATTGGAGTGTGATAGTGAGCCTTCGAACCGCCGATTTGGCGATGGAAGCGTTGCGGGTCGGATGAAGCGGGAAAGGACGAAAGGACCTAAAGGACCAAAGGGACCCAAAGGACGGGCAGGGGGGAGTGTTCGTTTACCTTCCCCGGGGGAGCCGGCCTTGCCCTGGCGCGAGAAGCATCGGGTTTGCCGGACATAACGGCAATTCCAAGACTTGCCGCCGCACGCCTGTCCCTCGTAAACCCGAAGAAGTCGGCGGCGGGGAGCGCCACCGCGCTCCCCTGCGCGCGGGGACTCGCAGCCGGGCGCCGGGGCTAGCGGGCTCCCCGGGCCGGTTTTGGCCGGGGCATGACGGGCTCCACGCCCATCTCCCGGAGGAGGTCGATGGCGCCGCCGAGCTTCCAGGCCACCCAGAGGACGAAGCGGATGTCCACACCGATGGACCGGCTGTAGTCCGGGCTCCAGGCGAAGTCGTTGACGGTGGCCTCCCAGGCCCGGTCGAAGTTGACCCCCACCAGGCGCCCCCGGCGGTCGAGCAGGGCGCTGCCGGAGTTCCCCCCGGTGGTGTCGGCGTCGTAGAGCAGGTTGACCGGGACGGTATTCCGGCCCGGGAGGGTGAAGCGGCCGAAGTCCCCGGACCGGATCAGCGCCTTGAGCCGGGGGGAGGCGTTGAAGGGGTCGGCCCCCCGGTCCTTCTCGAGGATGCCTTCCAGGGTGGTGACGGGCTGCATCCGCACGGCGTCGCGCGGGGCGTACCCCTTCACCCGCCCGGTGGTCAGCCGCAGGGTGCTGTTGGCGTCGGGGATGAAGGAGGCGCCGAGGAAGAGGCGCTTCACCTCCATGAGTCGCGCGGAGAGGGCGTCGAGGTTCCCCTTGCGCGCCTTTTCGAAGTCCCGTTTCTCCAGGTAGGTGTCCATCAGGTCCGCCGCCAGGCGAAGGAAGGGGTCGTCCCGGGAGGTCAGGTCCCCGACCTCGGCGTCGAGGGCCGCGACCACCGTTTTCTCGTCGGCCAGGCGGAAGCGGTTGAAGGACTCGTCGAGCCACCGGTCGATCTTCGCGGTGTCGCCGTCGCCGACGACGGCGTCCAGGGCGGCGATGCGCTGCCCCTGCGGGAGCCGGGCGGCCTGCAGCAGGAGTTCGCGCAGCAGGGCCCGGTCGGTGTCGGGGTGGAACCCCTCAAGGCACCGTCGCAACTCGGCCACGAGCAGGTGGCGGTTGCGGCTCATGTAGGCGTTCTCGCGCTCCACTTCGGGCTTGGCACGTTCCCGGGCATTCTCCAGGAGGGTGTGGGCGATGCGCAGCGGGTAGACGTTCCGGTAGAGGTCGTTGAGCAACAGGTCCTTGCCGGAGCGCTCGCGCACGAGCCGGTACTCGGCGTCGATGTCGGCCAGCAGGGCGCCGTCCGCGGCTTTCCGCGCGGGGTCCCGCTCGATGAAGGCCTGGATCTCGCGCTCCTGCGCGCGCTTCTTTTCCACCAGGCCGAGCCGCCGGAGGCCGGCCAGCTTGCCCCGGTAGTTCTTCGAGGTGTTGGACAGCCCCTTGATCCGGCCGGCCAGGCGGAGGGCGGCCTCGGGGCTCCCGGCGGAGGCGGCCTCCATCCGGCGGATCTGTCCCTCGTACGATTCGGCCACGGCGCTCATCCGGATCTCCTCCTCCCAGGCGAGGTACGCCGCCGGCTGGTGCCGGTAGGTGCGGCCGGGGTAACCCAGGATGAACACGGCGTCCCCCTCGTTCACGCCCTCGGGGGCGACGCGCAGGAAGACCTTCGGGCGGTAGGGCACGTTGTCGGGGGAGTAGTCGGCCGGCTTTCCGTCGGGCCCCACGTAGGCGCGGAGGAAGGAGAAGTCGCCGCCGTGGCGGGGCCACACCCAGTTGTCCTCCTCGCCGCCGTAGTCGCCCACGCAGCGGGGCGGGACGTAGACGAGGCGGACGTCCCGGAGGTAGGTGTAGACGAACAGGACATAGGTCTTGCCGGGGAACATCTCCGCCACCTCGGCCCGTTTCCCCGGGGCCTGGGTCTCGGCCTGCACGGCCAGTTCGCGCTTCCTGCGCTCCAGGGTGCGCGTGCGCTCCGCGGGGTCGGCGATGCCCCGGACGGCGTCCAGGACCTCGGTGGACACGTCCCGGTAGGACTCGGTGATCCGCGCGGTCTGACCCTTGGCCGGGATCTCCTCCATCCGGGCCGGCGCACGGAAACCGTTCGTGAGGTAGTCGTGCTCCGGGGTGCTGACGGCCTGGACGTAACCGAAGACGCAGTGGTGGTTGGTCAGGATCAGCCCCTCGCCGGAGACGAAGGAGCCGCTACAGCCCTCCAGCTGGACGTTGGCGTCGATGAGCCCGGTCCCGCCCGGGTTGAAGATCTCCTTCGCCGGGACCACGATCCCCCTCCCCGCGAGGTCGAGCCGGGGGAGCTCGCTCATGGGCCACATCCCCTCGCCGGGGGCCGGCAGGGCGACGGCGGCGGACATCAGGACAAGGACGGCGAACCAGGGTCGGTGCTTCATCAGCGGTCACCTCGCGTCAGGATTGGGGCGATGCCGGCGGCGGCAACGCGGCGCTCCGGGCCGCGCAACAGGCGTAGCGCGGCGCTCCGGGCCGCGCAACAGGTGGCCCAAGGCCAAATTTCCACCGTCTGGAGGGTGATAAGACGGGGATGTCCATCGTTCGGAGGGCGATGGCACTTCAGCATTCCCCGAGGACTTCCCGGTTGAGGCGGTCGAAGAAGGCCTCCATGAACGTGTGCCGCTCCTCCGCCAGGCGGCGGCCGGCGTCGGTCAGCATGCGCTCGCGCAGGCGGGAGAGCTTCACCAGGAACTCCCGGTAGGCGGTGTCCTCCACGGTGTAGGAGGCGGTT from Acidobacteriota bacterium encodes the following:
- a CDS encoding S46 family peptidase, yielding MKHRPWFAVLVLMSAAVALPAPGEGMWPMSELPRLDLAGRGIVVPAKEIFNPGGTGLIDANVQLEGCSGSFVSGEGLILTNHHCVFGYVQAVSTPEHDYLTNGFRAPARMEEIPAKGQTARITESYRDVSTEVLDAVRGIADPAERTRTLERRKRELAVQAETQAPGKRAEVAEMFPGKTYVLFVYTYLRDVRLVYVPPRCVGDYGGEEDNWVWPRHGGDFSFLRAYVGPDGKPADYSPDNVPYRPKVFLRVAPEGVNEGDAVFILGYPGRTYRHQPAAYLAWEEEIRMSAVAESYEGQIRRMEAASAGSPEAALRLAGRIKGLSNTSKNYRGKLAGLRRLGLVEKKRAQEREIQAFIERDPARKAADGALLADIDAEYRLVRERSGKDLLLNDLYRNVYPLRIAHTLLENARERAKPEVERENAYMSRNRHLLVAELRRCLEGFHPDTDRALLRELLLQAARLPQGQRIAALDAVVGDGDTAKIDRWLDESFNRFRLADEKTVVAALDAEVGDLTSRDDPFLRLAADLMDTYLEKRDFEKARKGNLDALSARLMEVKRLFLGASFIPDANSTLRLTTGRVKGYAPRDAVRMQPVTTLEGILEKDRGADPFNASPRLKALIRSGDFGRFTLPGRNTVPVNLLYDADTTGGNSGSALLDRRGRLVGVNFDRAWEATVNDFAWSPDYSRSIGVDIRFVLWVAWKLGGAIDLLREMGVEPVMPRPKPARGAR
- a CDS encoding beta-lactamase family protein, whose translation is MDSPRPSATAVIPSSSGRSSGVHRLAGCCLILALMGSLPSLSAAPPAGELSRDAILAEAGRIIERVLAKEYAVGFALGVIRGDETFTAGFGETARGSGVKPDAKSLFQIGSVTKTFVGVQLADLELQGRVRMDDPIDLYLPMNVHAPAWGSRKITLQDLATHYGGLPGLSDGFVSSPEGVCGDAYTLERLWNWVDGYRLRRSPGERFEYSNVGLAMLGHLLANVSGKSWEASCLDQVCLPLGMKDTRVTLLPEQLPRVCQGHRPDLDPVRNEELGALAPGGALLSTVDDLVLYCRAHLGTLPSRLYPAMRSAVTARASALGGSMKVALCWFTLALPTGEVVFYEGSTLGFNAVIFMDLEKKLGLVLLCNQDSRVNDQVASSILNLLYGRPAEPLELQTASKKDREELKAYAGRYLLSRPTSEYDTKGDRILAVELHPRGLKLAVPGENRTRLFPQAGDTFFRKDVGKGQCAVKFDRGPEGAVKSVTLFVEGAEKTLPRVD